A genomic stretch from Carbonactinospora thermoautotrophica includes:
- a CDS encoding STAS domain-containing protein, giving the protein MSKPSSIPILRLGDVLLASVQQELDDSTALAFADELTQRIAETTARGVMLDISKLEVVDSFIARVLVEITAMARLLGARVVVAGMRPAVAMTLVELGLALPGVETALTVERALEKLAGDSPLRPNRPRDKGPGSAKH; this is encoded by the coding sequence ATGAGCAAGCCGTCATCCATCCCGATCCTGCGGCTGGGCGACGTGCTCCTGGCGAGTGTGCAACAGGAACTCGACGACTCCACCGCGCTCGCGTTCGCTGACGAACTCACCCAGCGGATCGCGGAGACCACGGCGCGCGGGGTGATGCTGGACATCAGCAAGCTGGAGGTCGTCGACTCGTTCATCGCCAGGGTGCTGGTCGAGATCACCGCGATGGCTCGGCTGCTGGGGGCACGGGTGGTGGTCGCGGGCATGCGGCCGGCGGTCGCGATGACGCTCGTGGAGCTGGGGCTCGCCCTCCCCGGCGTGGAGACCGCGCTGACGGTGGAGCGGGCGTTGGAGAAGCTGGCGGGGGACTCGCCGCTGCGGCCGAACAGGCCACGGGACAAGGGGCCTGGTAGTGCGAAACACTGA
- a CDS encoding STAS domain-containing protein — protein MDVQDVMRQDLRQLLARWRDQVVDRWVESQRQHLEPYGVSVEDLRREAWELLKHLNDGLDGQTPIDRLAFDYDPLRRMLSELSLNRARLGATPTETAVGILALKHAFIEVLREQAGADPDAVLNTVLSMNRLVDSAALLTFETYVKGRQEIINRQNQQLLELSTPVVQVWRHVLAVPLIGTLDSTRTQVVMESLLQAIQDREARVAIIDITGVPTVDTLVAQHLLQTVTATRLMGAECVISGIRPQTAQTIVQLGIDLSDIVTRATLADALATAIEMTGDKVGVSVPTRPEPA, from the coding sequence GTGGACGTACAGGACGTCATGCGACAGGACCTGCGCCAGCTGTTGGCCCGCTGGCGCGACCAGGTCGTGGACCGCTGGGTCGAGTCCCAGCGCCAGCACTTGGAACCGTACGGGGTCTCGGTCGAGGACCTGCGACGCGAGGCCTGGGAACTGCTGAAGCACCTGAACGACGGACTCGATGGGCAGACCCCGATCGACCGCCTCGCGTTCGACTACGACCCGCTGCGCCGCATGCTGAGCGAGCTGTCCCTGAACCGGGCGCGGCTCGGGGCGACTCCCACGGAGACCGCAGTGGGGATCCTGGCGTTGAAGCACGCGTTCATCGAGGTCCTGCGCGAGCAGGCCGGCGCGGACCCCGACGCGGTCCTGAACACCGTGCTGAGCATGAACCGGCTGGTGGACTCGGCCGCGCTGCTCACCTTCGAGACCTACGTCAAGGGCCGCCAGGAGATCATCAACCGGCAGAACCAGCAACTGCTGGAACTGTCCACCCCCGTGGTGCAGGTGTGGCGCCACGTGCTGGCGGTGCCGCTCATCGGCACGTTGGACAGCACGCGCACCCAGGTGGTGATGGAAAGCCTCCTGCAGGCCATCCAGGATCGGGAGGCCCGGGTGGCGATCATCGACATCACGGGCGTGCCGACCGTGGACACCCTGGTCGCCCAGCACCTGTTGCAGACCGTCACCGCGACCCGGCTGATGGGCGCCGAGTGCGTGATCAGCGGGATCCGGCCGCAGACCGCCCAGACGATCGTGCAGCTGGGGATCGACCTGTCTGACATCGTCACCAGGGCGACGCTGGCCGACGCGCTCGCGACCGCGATCGAGATGACCGGGGATAAGGTGGGGGTGAGTGTCCCGACCCGCCCGGAGCCGGCCTGA
- a CDS encoding anti-sigma regulatory factor, which produces MVERTATVQIRSAEDMVLARHQVRSAAIAAGFSLVEQTKIVTAASELVRNCLVHGGGGSITIEQVSRDARRGVRLTVCDSGPGIADINMALQDGYSTGRGLGYGLGGAKRLVDEFAIESEVGRGTVVTATRWSTQ; this is translated from the coding sequence GTGGTTGAGCGGACAGCCACAGTGCAGATCCGCTCCGCGGAGGACATGGTCCTCGCGCGTCACCAGGTCCGGTCGGCGGCGATCGCGGCCGGCTTCTCACTGGTCGAACAGACCAAGATCGTGACCGCGGCGAGCGAACTGGTACGCAACTGCCTGGTCCACGGCGGAGGCGGCTCGATCACCATCGAGCAGGTGTCCCGCGACGCCCGCCGGGGCGTCCGGCTCACCGTCTGCGACTCCGGGCCGGGGATCGCCGACATCAACATGGCGCTGCAGGACGGCTACTCGACCGGGCGGGGGCTCGGCTACGGGCTGGGCGGGGCGAAGCGGCTGGTGGACGAGTTCGCGATCGAATCCGAGGTGGGCCGCGGCACCGTGGTCACCGCGACCCGTTGGAGCACCCAGTGA
- a CDS encoding SpoIIE family protein phosphatase — MNPITRRVVIDDVSAVHEARRAAAQLAADLGFCEVRREQVAIAASELASNAHKHTRGGDVYLQPAPHLPGPVLEMIAADHGPGVAAFEQCLVDGYSTTGTLGAGLGAVQRLASYCAAYSCPERGTVVLARFTAQLDPPMWTPPVRRLDVGALALPAPGETISGDAYTIAEDPDGVTVAVADGLGHGPDAAEAARTVIDSLSELTGLTPAEQLRELHARLRSTRGAAAAIARIDRVSRTVRIAAVGNVTCAVWEPDQGLTRLAGRPGALGIRLSKPFEQVVPLTPNTRLVLHSDGLHNRWDLTAYPGLFTGHPAALTAATLFRDCERGRDDATVVVLGALDAPLHGDFG, encoded by the coding sequence GTGAACCCGATCACCCGCCGCGTCGTCATCGACGACGTGAGCGCGGTGCACGAGGCGCGCCGAGCCGCCGCCCAACTGGCGGCGGATCTGGGATTCTGCGAGGTACGCCGGGAGCAGGTGGCGATCGCCGCTTCAGAGCTGGCCAGCAACGCGCACAAGCACACCCGGGGGGGCGACGTGTACCTCCAGCCCGCGCCCCACCTGCCCGGACCCGTGCTGGAGATGATCGCCGCCGACCACGGCCCCGGCGTCGCGGCGTTCGAGCAGTGCCTCGTCGACGGCTACAGCACCACCGGCACCCTCGGCGCGGGCCTGGGCGCGGTACAGCGCCTCGCCAGCTACTGCGCGGCGTACTCCTGCCCCGAACGGGGCACGGTGGTGCTCGCGCGCTTCACCGCCCAACTCGACCCGCCGATGTGGACCCCACCGGTCCGGCGGCTGGACGTCGGCGCGCTCGCCCTCCCCGCCCCGGGCGAGACCATCAGCGGGGACGCGTACACGATCGCCGAGGACCCGGACGGTGTCACCGTGGCCGTGGCCGACGGCCTGGGCCACGGCCCGGACGCGGCCGAGGCGGCGCGAACGGTGATCGACTCGTTGTCAGAACTCACCGGGCTCACCCCCGCCGAGCAGTTGCGGGAACTGCACGCCCGGCTGCGGAGCACGCGCGGCGCCGCGGCCGCGATCGCCCGCATCGACCGGGTTTCGCGCACCGTCCGCATCGCCGCCGTCGGCAACGTCACCTGTGCCGTCTGGGAGCCCGACCAGGGCCTGACCCGGCTCGCCGGGCGTCCGGGCGCCCTGGGCATCCGGTTGTCGAAGCCCTTCGAGCAGGTCGTACCGCTGACGCCGAACACCCGACTGGTGCTCCACAGCGACGGGCTGCACAACCGCTGGGACCTCACCGCGTATCCCGGGCTGTTCACCGGCCACCCGGCCGCGCTGACCGCCGCCACCCTGTTCCGCGACTGCGAGCGGGGCCGGGACGACGCCACCGTCGTCGTCCTCGGCGCACTCGACGCGCCGCTCCACGGAGACTTCGGATAG
- the groL gene encoding chaperonin GroEL (60 kDa chaperone family; promotes refolding of misfolded polypeptides especially under stressful conditions; forms two stacked rings of heptamers to form a barrel-shaped 14mer; ends can be capped by GroES; misfolded proteins enter the barrel where they are refolded when GroES binds): MPKILEFEEDARRALERGVNALADAVKVTLGPRGRNVVIDKKYGAPTITNDGVTVAREVELENPYENLGAQLAKEVATKTNDVAGDGTTTATVLAQAMVREGLRTVAAGANPMALKKGIDAAVTAVSDQLLETAREVKDKDEIANVATISAQDRQIGDLIAEAFDKVGKDGVITVEESNTMGLELEFTEGLQFDKGYISPYFVTDPERMEAVLEEPYILLNQGKISSIAELLPLLEKVAQTGKPLLVIAEDVEGEALSTLVVNRIRGRFISVAVKAPGFGERRKAMLEDMAILTGGQVVSPDLGYKLDQVGLEVLGRARRVVVTDDTTTIVDGAGEQSAIQDRVRQLRLEIERADSDWDREKLQERLAKLAGGVCVVRVGAATEVELKEKKHRLEDAISATRAAIEEGIIVGGGSALVHAVSVLDGDLGLTGDEATGVSIVRKAAAEPLRWIAENAGYEGYVIVAKVRERGPGQGFNAATGEYGDLIAQGVIDPVKVTRSALQNAASIASMLLTTETLVVEKPEPKEPVNGGHSHGHSHGHSHF; this comes from the coding sequence ATGCCGAAGATCCTGGAGTTCGAGGAGGACGCACGCCGCGCCCTCGAGCGTGGCGTCAACGCCCTCGCGGACGCCGTCAAGGTCACGCTGGGTCCGCGGGGCCGCAACGTGGTCATCGACAAGAAGTACGGCGCGCCGACCATCACCAACGATGGCGTGACCGTCGCCCGCGAGGTCGAGCTGGAGAACCCGTACGAGAACCTGGGTGCCCAACTCGCCAAGGAGGTCGCCACCAAGACCAACGACGTCGCCGGTGACGGTACGACCACGGCGACCGTCTTGGCTCAGGCCATGGTCCGCGAGGGCCTGCGCACCGTCGCGGCCGGCGCGAACCCGATGGCTCTGAAGAAGGGCATCGACGCGGCCGTCACGGCGGTGTCGGACCAGCTGCTGGAGACGGCGCGCGAGGTCAAGGACAAGGACGAGATCGCCAACGTCGCGACGATCTCCGCGCAGGACCGCCAGATCGGTGACCTGATCGCCGAGGCCTTCGACAAGGTCGGCAAGGACGGCGTCATCACCGTCGAGGAGTCCAACACGATGGGCCTGGAGCTGGAGTTCACCGAGGGACTCCAGTTCGACAAGGGCTACATCTCCCCGTACTTCGTAACCGACCCCGAGCGGATGGAGGCGGTCCTCGAGGAGCCTTACATCCTGCTGAACCAGGGCAAGATCTCCTCGATCGCCGAGCTGCTGCCGCTGCTGGAGAAGGTCGCCCAGACCGGCAAGCCGCTGCTGGTCATCGCCGAGGACGTCGAGGGCGAGGCCCTGTCCACCCTGGTCGTCAACCGCATCCGCGGCCGCTTCATCTCGGTCGCGGTCAAGGCGCCCGGCTTCGGTGAGCGCCGCAAGGCGATGCTGGAGGACATGGCCATCCTCACCGGCGGCCAGGTCGTGTCTCCCGACCTCGGCTACAAGCTGGACCAGGTCGGCCTGGAGGTGCTCGGCCGCGCCCGTCGCGTCGTCGTCACCGACGACACCACCACCATCGTCGACGGCGCCGGGGAGCAGTCCGCGATCCAGGACCGGGTCCGCCAGCTCCGGCTGGAGATCGAGCGCGCCGACTCCGACTGGGACCGCGAGAAGCTGCAGGAACGGCTCGCCAAGCTGGCCGGCGGTGTGTGCGTGGTCCGCGTGGGCGCCGCCACCGAGGTGGAGCTGAAGGAGAAGAAGCACCGCCTGGAGGACGCGATCTCCGCGACCCGCGCCGCCATCGAGGAGGGCATCATCGTCGGCGGCGGTTCCGCGCTGGTGCACGCGGTCTCGGTGCTCGACGGTGACCTGGGCCTGACCGGCGACGAGGCCACCGGCGTGTCCATCGTGCGCAAGGCCGCTGCCGAGCCGCTGCGCTGGATCGCCGAGAACGCCGGGTACGAGGGCTACGTCATCGTCGCCAAGGTGCGCGAGCGCGGTCCCGGCCAGGGCTTCAACGCCGCCACCGGCGAGTACGGCGACCTGATCGCCCAGGGCGTCATCGACCCGGTCAAGGTGACCCGCTCGGCCCTGCAGAACGCCGCCTCCATCGCCAGCATGCTGCTCACGACCGAGACCCTGGTCGTCGAGAAGCCCGAGCCGAAGGAGCCCGTGAACGGCGGCCACAGCCACGGCCACAGCCACGGCCACAGCCACTTCTGA
- the groES gene encoding co-chaperone GroES translates to MVTTATKVKIKPLEDRIVVQPIDAEQVTASGLVIPDTAKEKPQEGVVLAVGPGRFENGQRLPLDVKVGDTVLYSKYGGTEVKYDNEEYLVLSARDVLAVIEK, encoded by the coding sequence ATCGTGACGACCGCCACGAAGGTCAAGATCAAGCCGCTCGAGGACCGCATCGTGGTCCAGCCGATCGACGCCGAGCAGGTGACGGCGTCTGGCCTGGTCATCCCCGACACCGCGAAGGAGAAGCCCCAGGAGGGTGTCGTTTTGGCCGTCGGCCCGGGCCGGTTCGAGAACGGGCAGCGCCTGCCGCTGGACGTGAAGGTCGGTGACACCGTCCTGTACAGCAAGTACGGCGGTACCGAGGTCAAGTACGACAACGAGGAGTACCTCGTCCTGTCCGCGCGCGACGTTCTCGCGGTCATCGAGAAGTAA
- a CDS encoding class I SAM-dependent methyltransferase yields the protein MGRENGRVDVEAVRALRGPQGQRLLAALAGYDPADELRLATRLRREYPPGLVAAALTQARLRQRAREKFGADADRMLFTPAGLEQATRKPVAEYRAGRYAAAGLARVVDLCCGIGGDLLAFVRAGLAVLGVDRDPVTAAVAAANAEALGLADRVEVRCAEVTEVDPAGYGAVFCDPARRDERGRVFDPEAYSPPWSYLLGLADRVPETAVKVAPGIPHELVPEGAEAEWISYRGEVKEAALWFGALASARRRATLLPGGHTLTERDLPEVTVGPPGRYLYEPDGAVIRAHLVGHVAAQVDGRLLDPTIAYVASDRLVPTPFATAYEVTDVLPFQLKRLRALLRERGVGVLTIKKRGSALEPDRLRRQLRLTGDSAAVLILTRVAGAPTALLARPASQTGRGGSGKPARAGPARRPLPGPGNEIAK from the coding sequence ATGGGGCGGGAGAATGGGCGCGTGGACGTGGAGGCGGTACGGGCGCTGCGCGGCCCGCAGGGGCAGCGGCTGCTCGCCGCGCTCGCCGGGTACGACCCGGCGGACGAGCTCCGGCTGGCCACGCGCCTGCGCCGGGAGTACCCGCCCGGGCTGGTCGCCGCCGCCCTCACCCAGGCGCGGCTGCGGCAGCGGGCGCGGGAGAAGTTCGGGGCCGACGCCGACCGCATGCTCTTCACACCCGCAGGACTGGAGCAGGCCACCCGCAAGCCGGTGGCGGAGTACCGCGCCGGCCGGTACGCGGCGGCCGGCCTGGCCCGGGTGGTCGACCTGTGCTGCGGCATCGGCGGTGACCTGCTCGCCTTCGTCCGGGCCGGCCTGGCCGTGCTCGGCGTGGACCGCGACCCGGTCACCGCCGCCGTGGCCGCGGCCAACGCGGAGGCGCTCGGGCTGGCCGACCGCGTCGAGGTGCGCTGCGCCGAGGTCACCGAGGTGGATCCGGCCGGGTACGGGGCGGTGTTCTGCGACCCGGCCCGGCGTGACGAGCGGGGCCGGGTGTTCGACCCGGAGGCGTACTCCCCGCCCTGGTCGTACCTGCTCGGCCTGGCCGACCGTGTCCCGGAGACCGCGGTGAAGGTGGCGCCGGGCATCCCGCACGAGCTGGTCCCCGAGGGTGCTGAGGCCGAGTGGATCTCCTACCGGGGGGAGGTCAAGGAGGCCGCGCTGTGGTTCGGCGCCCTGGCGTCCGCGCGGCGCCGGGCGACGCTGCTCCCCGGCGGGCACACGCTGACCGAGCGCGACCTGCCCGAGGTGACGGTCGGCCCGCCCGGCCGGTACCTCTACGAGCCGGACGGCGCGGTGATCCGCGCCCACCTGGTCGGCCACGTCGCCGCCCAGGTGGACGGGAGGCTGCTCGACCCGACCATCGCGTACGTGGCCTCCGACCGGCTGGTCCCCACCCCGTTCGCGACCGCGTACGAGGTCACCGACGTGCTGCCGTTCCAGCTCAAGCGGCTGCGCGCCCTGCTGCGCGAGCGCGGCGTCGGCGTCTTGACCATCAAGAAGCGCGGCTCCGCCCTCGAGCCGGACCGGCTGCGCCGCCAGCTCAGGCTGACCGGTGACTCCGCGGCCGTGCTGATCCTCACCCGGGTCGCCGGCGCTCCAACCGCCCTGCTGGCTCGACCGGCCAGCCAGACCGGCCGAGGCGGGTCCGGGAAGCCAGCGAGAGCCGGACCTGCTCGGAGACCCCTACCCGGCCCGGGAAACGAAATCGCGAAATAA
- a CDS encoding PP2C family protein-serine/threonine phosphatase, whose product MNGLHVRAYADVAELRRRLRALAGYLGIAPAERARLVLAVTDAVRAALQSGQWLSVSVSLADHARPPALHVELTGGGEWPATAPGSLPMPTQRTPDGLVISLPLATLPAGIDLTAAWKETPPPEHAALEEELRAALDLAERRREQLVQVTEELEQTNRGTVALYVELEQRDEQLRQAHRKVFRELEDALRPPPPEVTGVELAVHYLPAQEDAPTGGDLYDWIVLPDGQLHVTVVDVMGHGVTSTRDALNVTHAVRILALEGHGLDTLIARANALLETQNPELFATVVVVRLDPKTGTVHIANGGHPPVLHLLQDREARYLEAKGRPLGYPAAGSDEVRTERLAPGDVLLLYTDGLVESTRDILVGLERLAKTARQSAALATAELPGAIVRAILGEHGHRDDTLALALRWTPDRPAGDADSGAQGS is encoded by the coding sequence GTGAACGGTCTACACGTCCGGGCGTACGCGGACGTGGCCGAACTGCGCCGGCGGCTGCGTGCGCTCGCCGGCTACCTGGGCATCGCTCCCGCGGAGCGCGCCCGCCTGGTCCTCGCGGTCACCGACGCGGTGCGAGCCGCCTTACAGTCCGGGCAGTGGCTCAGCGTCAGCGTCTCGCTGGCCGACCACGCGCGGCCCCCAGCCTTGCACGTCGAGCTGACCGGCGGCGGCGAATGGCCGGCCACCGCGCCCGGCAGCCTGCCCATGCCGACCCAGCGCACCCCGGACGGCCTGGTCATCAGCTTGCCGCTGGCGACCCTGCCCGCAGGCATCGACCTGACCGCCGCGTGGAAGGAGACCCCACCGCCGGAGCATGCCGCGCTCGAGGAGGAGCTGCGCGCCGCCCTCGACCTGGCCGAACGGCGCCGGGAGCAGCTCGTCCAGGTCACCGAGGAGCTGGAACAGACGAACCGGGGCACCGTGGCCTTGTACGTCGAACTGGAGCAGCGCGACGAGCAGCTACGCCAGGCCCACCGGAAGGTGTTCCGGGAGCTGGAGGACGCCCTCCGCCCGCCACCGCCGGAGGTGACCGGGGTGGAGCTCGCCGTGCACTACCTGCCGGCCCAGGAGGACGCCCCCACCGGGGGCGACCTGTACGACTGGATCGTGCTGCCCGACGGCCAGCTGCACGTGACCGTGGTCGACGTCATGGGCCACGGCGTCACCAGCACGCGCGACGCGCTGAACGTGACCCACGCCGTGCGCATCCTCGCCCTGGAAGGGCACGGGCTGGACACGTTGATCGCGCGCGCCAACGCGCTGCTGGAAACGCAGAACCCCGAGTTGTTCGCGACCGTCGTAGTGGTGCGCCTGGACCCGAAGACGGGCACGGTCCACATCGCCAACGGCGGCCACCCTCCCGTGCTGCACCTGCTGCAGGACAGGGAAGCCCGCTACTTGGAGGCCAAAGGGCGGCCGCTCGGCTACCCCGCGGCAGGCAGCGACGAGGTCCGCACCGAGCGGCTGGCCCCCGGCGACGTCCTCCTGCTGTACACCGACGGGCTCGTCGAGAGCACCCGGGACATCCTGGTCGGCCTGGAACGGCTCGCGAAGACGGCCCGCCAGTCCGCGGCCCTCGCCACAGCCGAACTGCCGGGAGCGATCGTCCGCGCCATCCTCGGTGAGCACGGCCACCGCGACGACACCCTCGCCCTCGCCCTGCGGTGGACCCCGGACCGGCCGGCCGGGGACGCGGACTCCGGCGCGCAGGGGTCGTAG
- a CDS encoding LysR family transcriptional regulator — MFDSRHLRVLREVARTGSYSAAARELGYTQPAISQQMRALERAAGTPLVVRVGRRMRLTEAGEVLNRHAATILSALASAEEEVAAIAGLRAGRVRVIAFPSGSSTLVPAAIAKVTRRHPGLRVEFAEAEPPESVERLREGDCDIALAFSYDGDDPDQDAEGAVADLAAVPLCADRLYAVLPAGHRLARRRRIRLADLAGERWIAGCPRCRGHLVQACAAVGFTPAITFSTDDVAVVQGLVAADLGVALLPGLALDSVHHSGVVARPVEPPSVRRITAYTLPDLAAVRSIAVTLDSLREVAAELPSRA; from the coding sequence GTGTTCGACTCCCGCCACCTCCGTGTCCTGCGCGAGGTCGCGCGCACCGGCTCGTACTCGGCCGCGGCGCGTGAGCTGGGGTACACCCAGCCGGCGATCAGCCAGCAGATGCGCGCCCTGGAGCGGGCCGCCGGCACCCCGCTGGTCGTCCGCGTCGGCCGCCGGATGCGGCTCACCGAGGCCGGCGAGGTGCTGAACCGCCACGCCGCCACGATCCTCAGCGCGCTCGCCTCCGCCGAGGAGGAGGTGGCCGCGATCGCCGGGCTGCGTGCCGGCCGGGTACGGGTCATCGCGTTCCCCAGCGGCAGCTCGACGCTGGTCCCGGCGGCCATCGCCAAGGTCACCCGCAGGCACCCCGGCCTGCGGGTCGAGTTCGCCGAGGCCGAGCCGCCGGAGTCAGTGGAGCGGCTGCGGGAGGGCGACTGCGACATCGCGCTGGCGTTCTCCTACGACGGGGACGACCCGGACCAGGACGCCGAGGGGGCGGTGGCCGACCTGGCGGCGGTGCCGCTGTGCGCCGACCGGTTGTACGCGGTGCTGCCGGCCGGGCACCGGCTCGCCCGGCGCCGGCGGATCCGGCTCGCCGACCTGGCCGGGGAGCGCTGGATCGCCGGGTGCCCCCGCTGCCGGGGCCACCTCGTCCAGGCGTGCGCCGCAGTGGGGTTCACGCCCGCCATCACGTTCTCCACCGACGACGTCGCCGTGGTGCAGGGGCTGGTGGCGGCGGACCTGGGCGTGGCCCTGCTGCCCGGCCTCGCCCTGGACTCCGTGCACCACTCCGGGGTGGTCGCCCGTCCGGTCGAGCCGCCGTCCGTCCGCCGGATCACCGCTTACACGCTGCCGGACCTGGCCGCCGTCCGGTCGATCGCCGTCACCCTCGACTCGCTGCGTGAGGTCGCCGCGGAGCTGCCGTCACGCGCCTGA
- a CDS encoding radical SAM protein, whose protein sequence is MTLLGMPSMPTPKPSMRQATGPVRFTEGHHFTLTEDVNLDELAESATVPLSVILQVTKRCNFDCSFCSETLQLPDPTLDQLDTMRANLTGVQRVFLSGGEPLLRRDFGEIVDMYADFIIGVPTNATRGLEHAKNLAGKVAFVNVGLEGPRSTTNRVRGDYDQVMAGVRAFLDAGLPISLSAVVYRSTLHALPFTYQIADVLGAGKLKLILPLRKGNALDLEENEFITQVEAADTFNRLAELRAVHDWRPALRMTTWTPHTEGHMIVVEPTGKANAWPVYDAPDLFEPLGNLLEEPVTEIWKRYRFKRNHFAKYLGRSIRTVARAGGPDA, encoded by the coding sequence ATGACTTTACTGGGCATGCCCTCGATGCCGACCCCGAAGCCGTCGATGCGGCAGGCCACGGGACCGGTGCGGTTCACCGAAGGCCACCACTTCACCCTCACCGAGGACGTCAACCTAGACGAACTCGCCGAGTCGGCCACCGTACCGCTCTCGGTGATTCTCCAGGTCACCAAGCGGTGCAACTTCGACTGCTCGTTCTGCTCAGAAACGTTGCAGCTCCCCGACCCCACGTTGGACCAGCTCGACACGATGCGCGCGAACCTCACCGGTGTGCAGCGGGTGTTCCTGTCCGGAGGCGAGCCGCTGCTGCGCCGGGACTTCGGTGAGATCGTCGACATGTACGCCGACTTCATCATCGGTGTGCCGACCAACGCCACGCGGGGGCTGGAGCATGCGAAGAACCTCGCCGGCAAGGTGGCGTTCGTCAACGTCGGGCTGGAGGGGCCGCGGTCGACGACCAACCGGGTGCGCGGCGACTACGACCAGGTGATGGCCGGGGTGCGCGCGTTCCTGGACGCCGGGCTGCCGATTTCCCTGTCCGCGGTCGTCTACCGGTCCACATTGCACGCCCTGCCGTTCACGTACCAGATCGCCGACGTGCTCGGCGCCGGCAAGCTCAAGCTGATCCTGCCACTGCGCAAGGGCAACGCCCTGGACCTGGAGGAGAACGAGTTCATCACCCAGGTCGAGGCCGCAGACACTTTCAATCGGTTGGCCGAGCTGCGCGCGGTGCATGACTGGCGGCCCGCGCTGCGCATGACGACGTGGACGCCCCATACCGAGGGACACATGATCGTCGTCGAGCCCACGGGCAAGGCGAACGCGTGGCCCGTCTACGACGCCCCCGACCTGTTCGAGCCGCTGGGCAACCTGCTGGAGGAACCGGTGACCGAGATCTGGAAGCGGTACCGGTTCAAGCGCAACCACTTCGCCAAGTACCTCGGCCGCAGCATCCGCACCGTGGCCCGTGCCGGAGGCCCCGATGCGTGA
- a CDS encoding aminotransferase class V-fold PLP-dependent enzyme, whose translation MSTTDRVASRVSLAEAQALFAPQVTYLDTASAGLPPSTVTMALEQALAEWAAGRATPHGYDAAVTEARARFARLVGVDAEDVAVGAQTSVFSGQVAASLPPDAEVVAAEEDFTSVLFPFLARQGARVRLVPLSRVADAVSARTALVAVSAVQSADGAVADLDAIAQAAAACGARTYIDVTQACGWLPFDASRFDYVVCSAYKWLLCPRGAAFLYVRPSRRDELPPVNACWYAGEDVWSSVYGGPLRLASSARRFDVSPAWLAWAGAVPALRLIDQVGVETIHAHDVALANRFRAGLGLPPGESAIVSVKGVPAGTCDRLRAAGIRTSVRAGCLRVSFHLYNTPADVDQVLAALA comes from the coding sequence ATGAGTACCACCGACCGTGTCGCATCCCGCGTCTCGCTGGCCGAGGCGCAGGCGCTGTTCGCGCCCCAGGTCACCTACCTCGACACCGCCTCCGCGGGGTTGCCGCCGAGCACGGTGACCATGGCGCTGGAACAGGCCCTGGCCGAGTGGGCCGCCGGCCGCGCCACCCCGCACGGGTACGACGCGGCGGTCACCGAAGCCCGCGCGCGCTTCGCCCGGCTGGTCGGCGTCGACGCCGAGGACGTCGCGGTCGGCGCCCAGACCTCGGTGTTCTCCGGCCAGGTCGCCGCCTCGCTCCCGCCGGACGCCGAGGTGGTCGCGGCCGAAGAGGACTTCACCTCGGTGTTGTTCCCGTTCCTCGCCCGCCAGGGCGCCCGGGTACGCCTGGTCCCGCTCTCCCGGGTGGCGGACGCGGTCTCCGCCCGCACCGCGCTGGTCGCGGTGAGCGCGGTCCAGTCCGCCGACGGCGCGGTCGCCGACCTGGACGCCATCGCGCAGGCCGCGGCCGCTTGCGGTGCGCGCACCTACATCGACGTCACCCAGGCCTGCGGGTGGCTGCCCTTCGACGCCTCCCGCTTCGACTACGTGGTCTGTTCGGCGTACAAGTGGCTGCTCTGCCCGCGCGGAGCGGCGTTCCTGTACGTCCGCCCCTCCCGCCGGGACGAGCTGCCCCCGGTCAACGCCTGCTGGTACGCGGGTGAGGACGTCTGGTCTTCGGTGTACGGGGGCCCGCTGCGGCTCGCGTCGTCGGCACGCCGCTTCGACGTCTCCCCCGCCTGGCTCGCCTGGGCCGGCGCCGTCCCCGCCCTGCGCCTGATCGACCAGGTCGGCGTCGAGACCATCCACGCCCACGACGTCGCCCTGGCCAACCGCTTCCGCGCCGGCCTCGGGCTCCCCCCGGGCGAGTCGGCCATCGTGTCGGTGAAGGGGGTGCCCGCCGGCACCTGTGACCGCCTGCGCGCCGCCGGCATCCGCACCTCGGTCCGCGCCGGCTGCCTGCGCGTCTCCTTCCACCTGTACAACACGCCCGCCGACGTCGACCAGGTCTTGGCCGCCCTGGCCTGA